One genomic region from Arthrobacter pigmenti encodes:
- a CDS encoding F0F1 ATP synthase subunit B — protein sequence MDNAVIIGASNPLIPNVWEILVTVAGFAVLMYIVIKFVMPAFEKTFAERTEAIEGGIAKAEAAQAEANAAREEYKQQLVDARTEANRIREEARAEGAQILAELKEKATAEASRISAQAEAQIEAERQAAVVSLRAEVGTLATELAGRIVGESLADDARSARVVDRFLADLEAQSATQSAGVSK from the coding sequence ATGGATAACGCAGTAATCATCGGAGCGTCGAACCCGCTCATTCCCAACGTCTGGGAGATTCTGGTAACGGTCGCGGGCTTCGCTGTACTGATGTACATCGTTATCAAGTTCGTCATGCCGGCGTTTGAGAAGACGTTTGCTGAACGGACTGAAGCCATTGAAGGCGGCATCGCCAAGGCTGAGGCAGCACAGGCAGAAGCCAATGCTGCCCGGGAAGAGTACAAGCAGCAGCTTGTCGACGCCCGGACCGAAGCCAACCGTATCCGCGAGGAAGCTCGCGCTGAGGGTGCCCAGATCCTGGCTGAGCTGAAGGAGAAGGCAACCGCAGAGGCGAGCCGCATTTCAGCTCAGGCGGAGGCACAGATCGAAGCCGAGCGGCAGGCAGCTGTTGTCTCCCTTCGGGCAGAGGTCGGCACGCTTGCCACCGAACTAGCCGGCCGCATTGTTGGCGAGTCACTTGCCGATGACGCGCGCTCCGCACGAGTCGTGGATCGTTTCCTCGCTGACCTGGAAGCGCAGTCCGCTACCCAGAGTGCAGGTGTGTCCAAGTAA
- a CDS encoding ATP synthase F0 subunit C, whose translation MEVQGSLNLVGYGLSAIGGGIGVGLVFAAYINGVARQPEAQRVLQPIAFLGLALTEALAILGLVFAFVIGA comes from the coding sequence ATGGAAGTACAGGGTAGCCTCAACCTCGTTGGATACGGTCTCTCCGCAATCGGCGGTGGTATCGGTGTGGGCCTGGTCTTCGCCGCGTACATCAACGGAGTTGCTCGTCAGCCTGAGGCCCAGCGTGTGCTGCAGCCGATCGCCTTCCTCGGACTGGCGCTCACCGAAGCTCTAGCCATTCTTGGCCTCGTCTTCGCTTTCGTAATCGGCGCGTAG
- a CDS encoding F0F1 ATP synthase subunit delta has protein sequence MAGVSSQSLVEARHELESRLRGATLTLSEELFGVLDALDSNAGLRRALTDPNREGKDRVALVDQLVRGRISAEAAEIVKDLAGRRWGKPRDFGDALETLAATVAIAVAENRGQGLEGLEGLENDLFSFIRVVESNHDLQRALSEPQADSGAKSALALKLVPTAGDEARLLIRQAVLSPRGLRPSALVNRFVELVALRQERWIANVSVTRPLSDEQYARLASGLNGLYGRDLKVNVTVDPSLVGGVRVKVGDEVVDSTAVTRLSELRRMMTV, from the coding sequence ATGGCAGGCGTATCAAGCCAGTCCCTCGTTGAGGCAAGGCATGAACTCGAGTCCCGGCTCAGGGGAGCAACGCTGACCCTGTCCGAGGAGTTGTTCGGAGTGCTCGATGCCCTTGACAGCAACGCCGGACTCCGCCGGGCCCTGACTGATCCCAATCGCGAGGGTAAGGACCGGGTGGCGCTTGTCGACCAGCTGGTCCGCGGGCGCATTTCAGCAGAAGCCGCTGAGATCGTTAAGGATCTTGCCGGTCGCCGCTGGGGAAAGCCCCGTGACTTCGGGGATGCGCTGGAAACTCTTGCCGCAACTGTGGCGATCGCGGTCGCCGAGAACCGGGGACAGGGTCTGGAAGGGCTCGAGGGCCTGGAGAATGATCTCTTCTCCTTCATCCGGGTTGTCGAATCGAACCATGACCTGCAGCGGGCTCTCTCTGAGCCGCAGGCTGATTCCGGCGCCAAGTCGGCACTTGCCCTCAAGCTGGTGCCAACAGCTGGAGACGAAGCCAGGCTGCTGATCCGTCAGGCGGTGCTTTCCCCCCGTGGGCTGAGGCCGTCAGCGCTGGTCAACCGCTTCGTGGAACTTGTTGCACTACGCCAGGAGAGGTGGATTGCCAACGTCAGCGTTACCCGTCCGCTGTCGGATGAGCAGTACGCGCGCCTGGCGTCGGGTCTCAATGGGCTCTACGGCCGCGACCTCAAGGTCAACGTCACTGTGGATCCGTCCCTGGTGGGCGGCGTCCGGGTGAAGGTGGGAGACGAAGTGGTGGATTCTACTGCTGTCACACGCCTTTCCGAACTTCGCCGAATGATGACGGTCTAG